In Pelodiscus sinensis isolate JC-2024 chromosome 19, ASM4963464v1, whole genome shotgun sequence, the DNA window ctttctccacaccgctcgtgattttatagacctctgtccttgccccccttcgtcttcttttttctaagatgaaaagtccccgtctttttaatctctcttcatagggcaACTGCTCCAAAGCCCtcctcattttggttgcccttttctgaactttttccaacaTTAATTAGGACCATTAAACATCTCTCTGTTGAGTGAAGGGACACAAGAGGTCGGGAGGTAGCAGTATTTTGTGGATGACAAGTTCCATCTAGAATCTGCGAGGATTTAGGGAGGCAATTACTGGTGTGAGTAAAAACATCCATGCGCTTTAGACTTTGGGAGGCTGCCTCCttaaactcttaggctgtgtctagactgcagggttttttccgaaaaaagtagccttttttcgaaaaaacttcacctgcatctagacgaCAGCCGcagtctttcaaaattaaatcaaaagaacgcggcttttctttcgacagcggtactcctcatttcacgaggaagaacgcctttttttcgaaagtgctctttcaaaaaaaggcgctctgtaatgcaaactgtgctttttcgaaagagagcatccagactgtccgggtgctcactttcgaaaaagcagcttgcttttccgAAAGTAccgattgtagtctagatgctcgttttcgaaagaagctttttcgaaagtatctttcgaaaaagcctctttcgaaagaggcttgcagtctagacgtagccttagggaagAAACAGTGAGAACGAGGGACAGCCAGGAAGCGAGAAACTCTTCAGACAGTTGTCTGGGCAGTAGTTGTCCAGAGACACGGCTTTGCATGTTTTTCTCTGGTTTTGCCTCGCCGCACGGCACACCGCCTGCGCCTCCTGCACACGGAAATTCAGATCCCGGGGACAGCAGAGAGCGGCATGCTCGCCACCTGCTCTTTGGGGCGTTTATTCTGACAGGCTGCGATTGTCTCTGTCGATGACTTGCCTAACAGcgaccctccctctgccccattctCTCAGGTACGAAGATGAAATCAACAGGCGCACGGTGGCGGAGAATGACTTTGTGACACTCAAGAAGGCAAGTGACGGTCGTGCGGTCCCAAGCCTTGAGATTGTCTTTCAGCAACACCTGGGGCCGAgggacctggggaaagggggagggaggctccggGCCCCTCctaaaaggggcggggctttgggcaaGAGGCTAGTCTCCCCCCATAGGCCATTCTGCACTGCCCGGACCACGTGGCCACTATTGAAAAGGGCCCAGACCTCCGGCTACCACTGCGGCTGCAGTAGCAGTGATGCTGGCCATGACTCCCAGAccaggcctgggggcagctgccctgtttcCTCCCCACATTGACAACCCTGCCTAGAGATCCGGGCACCACGGTGCTAGGCGGTCTCCGGACACAGAGCAAGAGGCGggccttgccccaaagagcttgcactAGAGAAGACGGACAAAGGGAGGATTCTTAGTCCTATGGTATAGACGGGGGACTGCAGCACAGGCAGGTCCCAGGGAATCCGGAGCATTGCTGGTGAAAGAACTTTGCTCATGACCCCCGCTTCCCTTTCAGGATGTGGATGCTGCCTACATGAACAAGGTGGAGCTAGGTGCCAAGGTGGACTCCCTGACGGACGAGATCAACTTCCTGAGAGCCCTGTACGAGACGGTAAGTCCCGGTCTCCTGCCGTCTCTGCCAGCGGCTGAGTGGTCCCAGCAATGGTCCAAATTCTGAAGCTTGTTTGCGACGAGTCTTTCCCGATCTTGATTGTTGTTTGTGGGGCGGGCACGCCTTGCAGGAGCTGAACCAGATGCAGCAGCATGTCGGCGACACCTCTGTCGTCCTGTCCATGGACAACAACCGAAGCCTGGACCTGGACAGCATCATCCGGGAGGTCAAGGCGCAGTACGAGGATATCGCCAACAGGAGCCGAGCTGAGGCCGAATCTTGGTACCAAACAAAGGTGAGTCACCATTGTGGTATACGACTGTACCCATAGCCGTGTGCAACCGTGGATAGTAACCATAGCGATGTACAACCGTGTACGGTAACCATAGCCGTGTGCAACCATGGATAGTAACCATAGCGGTGTAAAACCGTGTATGGTAACCATAGCAGTGTGCAACCATGGATAGTAATCATAGCGGTGTAAAACCGTGTATGGTAACCATAGCAATGTGCAACCATGGATAGTAATCATAGCGGTGTACAACCGTGTATGGTAACCATAGCAGTGTGCAACCATGGATAGTAATCATAGCGGTGTACAACCATGTGTAGTAACCATAGTTGTGTACAGTGATAGTGATTATAGAGGTGTACAATCAGATATTGTAACCATTGCGATGTACAACCATGTATAGTAACCCTAGAGGTGTACAACCGAATGTGCTGTTTGGAACTCAGCCCTCTGAGGGGTGAGGGTTGGGTTCCAATCAGAGGCACCTTCGGTTGTAGGCCGCTATTATTAGTGCTTACTTGTTTGTGTGGCTGCGCGTTCAGAAGTACCGACCGGGGTTGCCGAGGCGACCGATTGTACTGGACGCCACACACACGTAATGCCATGCATTGCCTGCCCCAAAGAATGTGGACTTTAATGAGATATGTGTGTCCTTCTGTGCATGGCAGTATGAAGAGCTGCAGCTGACCGCGGGCAGGCACGGGGATGACCTCCGCAACACCAAGCACGAGATCTCAGAGCTGAACCGGAGCATCCAGAGGCTGCGGGCTGAAATCGATGGTGTGAAAAGACAGGTAGGCGCGGCGGAAACCACAGGGGGGTGTTTTCTGTGCGGGCGTTTCATTGTCTCAGGTCCAAGACTTGGGACCATCCTACCCCTTAAGAGAGGGTCAAATGCACCCTCGCCGATATCGGCTGTGGTCCCTCGGTCCCCTTGGATCGCAGAGTAAAGATGCCATCAAGAAGTTCACCTGATATTTCTGCCTCTAAAGAAAGCGAATAAACGACTGTCAAGCAGAACCGACTGCCGTGTAAATGAGCGTCACTCCCCTGAACTCAATACATCCAGTGGCATGATACACCGTCTGGCGAGCCGGACCCCAAATGGTTAAGCTACACGAACCTATCCCGAATGTTCCTTCCCTTGCAGCCCCTTAGCCAGAACCGGTGAATTGTTGTCAAGGTGCTAGATTAAACCACAGAGAGAGAAATTCTCAGTGGGATAAATCACTGACACGAGCACTGGAGTGAGGATGAGTGACACCAGCTGCTGATCAGTCCTAAAGTTGATGGGTGGGGATGAAATCCCCAGAGAGGAATCCCCTTTCTCTGCAGCCATGCCGGTTCAATTTCATCCGAGGAGGGCCAAAGGGTCTGATGTTTCTGTGGAAGTGTAGCTAGCTTGTCTTCTGTCCCACAGTGCGCCAACCTGCAAGCGGCCATCACCGAGGCAGAAGAGCGTGGAGAACTGGCCCTCAAGGATGCCCGAGAAAAACTGGCTGATCTGGAAGATGCCCTGCAGAAGGCCAAGCAGGACATGGCCCGCCAGCTGCGGGAGTACCAGGAGCTGATGAACGTCAAGCTGGCCCTGGATATCGAGATCGCCACCTACCGCAAGCTGCTGGAAGGAGAGGAGAGCAGGTAGGTGAAACGCAAACCCTTTGTGTCCAGATTGTAATAAGTGCCGAACGGCCAATTGCCCACCTGAAGCCAGTGGGAACGGCAGGTGCCCCACAGTCCTGAAAACTCCTTCCCGAGACACGTCATTTCCTGCTGGAATCAATTTAAATCTGAACAGAAACCTGTTTTGAAATGTGGCTGAAAAGTATCTGCGATTTGAGTCATTCGCAAAGGTGATCGTTCCCTTTGTCAAGCGGTGTGCAGGGAAGTTGCAATGTTTTGAAGCATCAAAACACAACTAGAAAAAACCCTTGAAGACTAGTCTAAATTTCAGGcccaactttttttgttttagttggAAAATTGAGGTTTTGGTGCACTGAAGGGGCCTGTTTTCTGCATGCCAATTTCAACTCCTTAAGGAAAAACATTAAttgatgttttatttttgctttatcTTCCACCATCTCTTGCCAACGAATGTGACTTGAATTCTTACGGTGCTCTCTTCTGTCCTCGAACAGGCTGTGTGGAGATGGTGTTGGAGCCGTGAATATCTGTAAGTCATTTCAAGGTGTACATTTTACCACTGCTTTGCTTTCGTCACTCTCCGCCTCTCGGTGGCCACCGCACCATGAGATCTAAATGAACGGCGCTTTCTTTTtgcagctgtggtctcctcaactGTTGGAGGCGGATATGGAGGCAGAAGCGGTGTCTGCTATGGTGGCGGAAGCGGTCTCGgcatgggaggaggaagtggtgTCTGCTACGGAGGCGGAAGTGGTCTCGGCATGGGAGGAGGAAGCGGTGTCTGCGTTGGAGGCGGAAGCGGTCTCGGCCTTGGAGGCGGAAGCGGTGTCTGCGTTGGAGGTGGGAGCTTCAGCTCTGGAAGTGGAAGAGGCGTCGGTGGGTTGAGTCTTGGAGGCGGAAGTGGCTCTAGCGTGAAGTTCGTCTCAAAGACCTCTTCCACCCGGAGAAGCTACAAAAGCTAAAGCTCAGATTGCAACGCCCTCGCTCCCCGAAAGAAATAGCGCTCTGATTTCCTGATGCCGATACGTTCCTCACCCATAATGGGGCCACCGCCACGAATCAAGGCGACTTTTTCTAACCTTCACTTTACAAACCAAGCTTAAAAAATGTTTGAACTTTCCAAACATTGTCTTGAACCTGTTCTTTTTTCAGTCTTTATTGTCTCTCACGTAGCCACCTAGAAGCCCTGTCCAACAAGAAGGGAAGTATACATTTCTCCAACAGAATGCTGACAAAATGAATGTTTTTGACAAAGCCAAATATTTCTGTTAATTTTCACCCCCAAACGTGCAGCCACACACACCAGCATCTCCTCCCTGAATGCTGAAAAGTGTCTCCAAATTTGGTTTACGTCAAAAATATTCAGTGGAAGGGCTACCTTTTTTTCTAGTGAAATAGTGAATTTTTGtatggaaaaaaaaagaggtcTCCAATTTCTGAATACCTCTGGTGATTACACTGTTTCTCCCATTTCTAGTGCAACCAGCAAAGCCACCCTTCTTTCCacatatattttcctttttctccaGACCAAGTGGCGCGTGTAATTCCATATTTTTTTAGGCAAAGATCAATTGTGTAAGTTGTAGAATGGCAAGTGAACCATTAGGTTAAGCACTGATTTTTTGATTCTGAGCATTCATTTCTTATCCAAACATAGTGCACATTTCAAAAAGAGGTCTCTGTGTCCATTATAGGACACGATGCACATGGCTCTCTCTTCATAGTGATTTGTGTCATCCTGATGGTTCAGTATTCGGTGAAACCGGTGGCCGCTTGTCTAGAAATTTACAACCCAGACTAGCGTAGCTCATCCAGATTCCACTGAGTTCTGTTTCTGCAACTTGTTCTGCATTTGCCGCCTTTGTTGCTCCTCCTGCATGTATTTCCCCGTTTTATTTCCAATCAACTTGGAACTTTAGTGGTCTGGCCTTATGTTGTATATAAAATTTGTTGTGCTATTGTTTGTTCTTTGGGTGCAGGAGCTCATGTTGTTGGAAACTTCATGTTGCTTTCCAGTGTTTGTCTAATAAAATGCATATGTCATTTATTCTGCTGTCCCCGTCCTTTTCATTAACGATGATTCAGGGAAATAATCTggacttatttagtttgcagaagagacgggtgaggggggatttcagagcagccttcaagttcctgaagggaggttccaaagaggctggagagaggatggtctcagtgggggcagggggcagaacaaggagcaatgggctcaagttgcagtgggggaggtctaggttggagattaggagaaactctttccctaggagggtggggaagcgctgggctgggttccctagggagggggtggaatcttcatccctaggggtgtttaagtcctggcgtgacacagccctggctgggttagaatcatagaatcatagaataataggactggaagggacctcgagaggtcatcgagtccagccccccgccctcaaggcaggaccaagctccgtctacaccatccctgacagatgtctatctaacctgttcttaaatatctccagagagggagattccaccacctcccttggcaatttattccaatatttgaccaccctgacagttaggaattttttcctaatgtccaatctaaacctcccctgctgcactttaagcccattactccttgtcctgtcctcagaaaccaagaggaacaaattttctccttcctccttgtgacacccttttagatatttgaaaaccgctatcatgtccccccttaatcttcttttttccaaactaaaaaatattgagttgggtgggtcctgctttgggcagggggctggactcgatgactcctgaggtctcttccagccctgggagtctctgattctatgaaatgaATATGCTTTTGGTAAGGCAGTAGTCCAAGTTGAGGGGGCAAATTTTGCTCTCCGCTTCCAGTCCATGAAACTCCACGGATGCCCGCTGTAATGCACAGTAACAGAGCAGTATGCCTTCCAGTGTTTTAAAATAGTcctaaaaaaggaggttttttcgaaaagggttttttccccaacaaaacgcatccagactactttcattttctaaAGATCCTCTTTTGCAAATGCGaccggaagaaaatatgcaaattcccatgtcCATGGGAATtggcatatcctctttcaaaaaatctttgtagtttagacattcccctagagactaacaaaaaaatatatagtatcatgtgggcaaaacccactccatcaaatgagttggagtggaaataacagaattcaAGAGATATATAACAGCACAAGAAGTATCTATCAActgtaggacccgtgttaatgaagctaatgaagtgggctggatgtgtcccattcatagctttagatgtgaaaatgcagatgttaaaggcaagggaaattggctttgtaatgcaccaaccagttACTTTATTTAATGCCAAAGCGAGATACTGCAAGATTTCAAAAGGCGAGTGAAACACTGTGTTAAGTTTAGTTGGAATAAGGTGAGAACTTGCGTTCTGTTCCTTCATTACTGACCCAATCCCGTGCAGAGCTCTGtccattaacaggtgtattgtgagcaagacatgagaagtcattctcctgctctactctgtgctgattaggcctcagttggagtattgtgtccagttctgggcaccgcatttcaagaaagatttggagaaactggagaaggaccagggaagcgcaacaagaatgattaaaggtctagagaacatgacctatgaaggaagactaaaataattgggcttgtttagtttagaaaagagaagattgaggggggacatgagagccgttttcaggtatctaaaagggtgtcacaaggaggagggagaaaaattgttcttcctggcctctgaggatggaacaagaagcaatgggcttaaactgcagcaagggaggttgaggttggacattaggaaaaacttcctgtccgggtggtgacacactggaataaattgcctagggaggttgtggaatctccatctctggagatatttaagagtcggttagataaatgtctatcagggatgatctagacagtattgggtcctgccatgggggcaggggactggactcgatgacctctcgaggtcccttccagttctagtattctatgattctatgattataggACACAAGGCACCTGGCTCTGTAGCATGGACAACATATTAGGTTGCCGGGAGTATTTCATTATTTGGTTAAGAAAGTGGCTTCTTCCGCTCTGCGAAATTCCATCGACACCAGCTATCGTGGACAGCTCCAGAGTAGCAGCCTTTTAATTTACGTTGGGTGCCCTCTAGTGGCGTTCGCTGTGCTCTGTGGTTTTCTAGCCACCTGAAACAGACTCACGAAGGAAACACCCTCAGAGAATGGAGCGGAGAGCGAATCGGGTGTGGAGAAACATCTAAGGATTTGAAAGGAAAAAGACGTTTGAAGTCCTTCCGGGCAACAGCGAGTTCCCTGCCCTGGCGGGTTTTGTGTGGCTGTGTTTTGATACAAATCTTTTTCATCGCTGGCTGTCTCGTCAGTGATCTCCAAAGCCTTCCAGATATTGGGTAAAATCGTGACCTCAGAGGAAAACAAATCGCTGGGGAATGAAAATAACCAGCTCTCTTCCAGGGGAGTTTCAACTCGGCGTGTCCACGCTCCTGCCCCGTTTaacatttggggtttttttttttagtgattcAGATTCAAAACTATTTTGTTGTCTCCAGGTGTTTTGCAACATGGGGTAAGGAATTGGAGCAGTATGGGACAGGAA includes these proteins:
- the LOC102462751 gene encoding keratin, type II cytoskeletal 75-like; this translates as MSHQASIRLQGGKRGFSACSAVVPNSCRTSYSSYSVSRARGCGAGAGRAVGAGSGFGSRSLYNLGGSNRISMAGGSGGFLCGAPGPAGFAGGAGYGFGCGAGAAGGYGFSGAGFGGGRGGPGFPVCPPGGIQEVTINQSLLKPLNVELDPSIQRVKQEEKEQIKTLNNKFASFIDKVRFLEQQNRVLETKWSLLQEQGQKTVMNIDPLFENYISNLRRQLNTLTNDRGRLEGELSNMQNVVEDFKNKYEDEINRRTVAENDFVTLKKDVDAAYMNKVELGAKVDSLTDEINFLRALYETELNQMQQHVGDTSVVLSMDNNRSLDLDSIIREVKAQYEDIANRSRAEAESWYQTKYEELQLTAGRHGDDLRNTKHEISELNRSIQRLRAEIDGVKRQCANLQAAITEAEERGELALKDAREKLADLEDALQKAKQDMARQLREYQELMNVKLALDIEIATYRKLLEGEESRLCGDGVGAVNISVVSSTVGGGYGGRSGVCYGGGSGLGMGGGSGVCYGGGSGLGMGGGSGVCVGGGSGLGLGGGSGVCVGGGSFSSGSGRGVGGLSLGGGSGSSVKFVSKTSSTRRSYKS